A genomic region of Cytophagia bacterium CHB2 contains the following coding sequences:
- a CDS encoding toprim domain-containing protein, whose protein sequence is RSGDLKLVPQSADDLPDGSIIKIGKDRADAKALREANPDSIVLTAGDLLLPAQDIDGQIWSVQTIQPGGAKFFATGSKKESNFYVVDGNNQGVVALDAAPAIVIAEGYATADTLSKTLGYPVVAAFDSGNLPKVAQALHEKYPHKSIIIAGDDDSIQESMNGKNPGKEKALEAAALVNGISVLPIFAPGEQVSQKLSDFNDLANKSSLGIEAVKRQVGSVIKKALEQAKTEKFQVHAEQNQQQKQALIR, encoded by the coding sequence CACGCTCGGGTGATTTAAAGTTAGTGCCGCAGAGTGCGGATGACTTGCCGGACGGTTCAATCATCAAAATCGGTAAAGACCGAGCGGACGCCAAGGCATTACGTGAGGCAAATCCAGACAGCATTGTTCTAACCGCTGGTGATTTATTGCTGCCAGCACAAGACATTGATGGTCAAATTTGGAGTGTGCAAACAATACAGCCTGGCGGCGCCAAGTTTTTTGCAACAGGTAGCAAAAAAGAGAGCAACTTTTATGTGGTCGATGGCAATAATCAGGGTGTGGTCGCACTAGATGCCGCGCCAGCCATTGTGATTGCTGAAGGGTATGCAACCGCAGATACTTTATCTAAAACGCTGGGTTATCCCGTTGTTGCCGCATTTGATTCAGGTAATTTACCTAAAGTCGCGCAAGCTTTGCATGAAAAATACCCGCACAAGTCGATTATTATCGCCGGTGACGATGATTCCATACAGGAATCAATGAATGGTAAAAACCCAGGTAAGGAAAAGGCATTGGAAGCGGCAGCATTGGTTAATGGGATCTCTGTTTTGCCAATATTTGCACCAGGCGAGCAAGTCTCACAGAAATTAAGTGATTTTAATGATTTGGCCAATAAAAGCAGTTTGGGTATTGAAGCTGTTAAACGTCAAGTTGGATCGGTCATTAAAAAAGCACTGGAACAAGCCAAGACTGAGAAATTTCAAGTCCATGCTGAACAAAATCAGCAGCAGAAACAGGCGTTGATCAGGTAG